From a single Drosophila sulfurigaster albostrigata strain 15112-1811.04 chromosome 3, ASM2355843v2, whole genome shotgun sequence genomic region:
- the LOC133845128 gene encoding programmed cell death protein 6-like codes for MATDMPDEKFLWNVFQSVDKDKSGYISANELQEALSNGTWSAFNSETIRLIIGMFDRENRGSVSFRDFGALWKYITEWRNCFFTFDKNNSGNIDNNELKSALSAFGYRLSDPLIQILLHKFDRFGQGNILFDDFIQCCIVLQTLTSAFKFYDTDMKGIITIDYDQFLRMVFSLKI; via the coding sequence ATGGCAACTGATATGCCCGATGAGAAATTTCTATGGAACGTTTTTCAGAGTGTCGATAAGGACAAAAGTGGTTATATTTCAGCTAACGAGCTTCAAGAGGCTCTCTCCAATGGCACTTGGTCAGCTTTTAATTCAGAGACAATTCGATTGATCATCGGCATGTTTGATCGAGAGAATCGAGGAAGTGTTTCATTTCGTGATTTTGGAGCTTTATGGAAATATATAACTGAGTGgcgaaattgtttttttaccTTTGATAAAAACAATTCGGGCAATATTGACAATAATGAATTGAAATCGGCACTTTCGGCATTTGGTTATCGTCTGTCTGATccattaattcaaatattactGCACAAATTCGATCGTTTTGGCCAGGGAAATATTCTTTTCGATGACTTCATACAATGTTGTATTGTTCTGCAGACATTGACTTCTGCGTTCAAGTTTTACGATACCGATATGAAAGGCATCATCACAATTGACTACGATCAGTTCTTAAGAAtggtattttctttaaaaatataa